GCTCAAGGCTACACGTGTATCCCCAGAGACCTTCAAGTTCCTGTTTCCACAACATGCAATATTATCAGGAAACCTGGTGCTGCGGCCAAAAGAGGAAACCTGATCGAAGTCAGCAGCAAAAGATTGCTTCACTGGTGGAGAAAGCACCTCCATCAGCTGCCGCACACATTTAATCTAACCTTCAAAACAATGTGTGGCAGTTTAATAAACACAGACAAGTCAATGAAAGGAGGTTAACGaggagagacacaaacacaggatTTATTTTTGCCAGAGTACACCTGAAAAACAGCCGTTCTTAGAGGAAAGAAAACTACCTTCCTTCCTCATTTATGAAGGAGTTAAAGGGTTGTTTTCGGGTTCCTGAGCACGCTGAACGTGTGCTTGGCATCATGAAATCATAAGATCCTTAAAGCGTCTAATAAATCAAAGCTGAACCTCTTGAAGGAAAGCTGAGCCTCCACAGCAGGTCACATATTTAAAGCAGAACAATAACCCAAAAAAACACTCAGGaacagatgaagagaaaaaaaaaagatctaaatGCTTGTAATAAAGTCTAGAAAAGCATCTGGGAAAAGAAATTAGGAAAGTTACTTGATGGAAGGCAACTTGTGATGCAAAGTATTTAATTCTCTACACCAGGAAGCCTTTTAATTAAGTTTTTAATTTGCTTGATGTCATGAATCTATAATAAAATCTGTTCCATTATGTTTAGAGAAGTAAAAGTGAAACTATGtgcagggatttttttttctttccattttctcaGGACATCCGCATTCTTAGAAAATAGTGTGAATCTGACAATTTATATCAAATTAcctattatagtaaatatagtAATTCAACctgaatgcagatgcttctgCATTTCATCATGTTCAGAATTGATTTCACATGACTCAACATTTCCCTCTTATAAAACAGAGTTGTGTTTTCTCCCAATTTTCCAATTTCGTAGGCTCAAACTGGCAACAATGTGTAACATAATTATTTTCCACCGAGAGACGTTTTGGGAAAGTGCAAGAACATTTCCTATTTACAAGATATTACACTGGGTCCTGGATTATTACAGACACCTGTACAATCTAAAAAAAGTTAACCCTGCGGGGGGAAAATCACACAGGGGACTTTAATTATACAAGTAGTTTGAGGCTGTGTGAATGATATTACAATACTGGATCAGAATTTTCAAACCTCTGCCCtggatgtgaaaaaaaaaaaatatgtataaagtCTGCAAAGCTATCTGCAGGCGCTCATTCAGAAGTTACAGCTGTAGCTCCCAGAATCTACAGGGATCCGTCTAATGCCAAAAAAATGACCAAGACAGTCTAGTTAAACCTCTTTCAGTCACAGAAATGACAGGTTTGAATTTTAAATTGAGTGGTGGTCCCTATTAAGGAAGATTATTGGTTAATTCCCATTAATAGTGATTCAGATCATGTAGAGGACGAGGTGAGTTATAAcagcaacaattaattgattaatctattagtcgatcagcagaaaaataatcagcaactatttttataatcaaagaataatttttcaagcaaaaatgcacaaCATTTTCTGGTTACAGCTCCTCAAATATGACAATCTGCTGTCTTTCTTTGTCGTATATGACAGGGAAAAAGGTTTTGAACTGTTAGTCAAACAGAAGGAAGCAAGCAGactgaagacatcactgtggccTCCGAGaaatttatattcatataacaatttatcaagaaaataatcagcagatgtcTGAGGCATGTGCAGTGTAACCTTGTAGATATAGAATATACTGTGGTTTTCAAGGAATGCCTTCCAGAGCGACTAAAAGTGAGTCAGAGCACTGcaaatttaaatgaaagcaatattttattagaatttaaattgtttttttatatttcttgcTCGAATACCTTGAATTCTGTGGTGATTACAGGCAAATCGTTTTTTATTCTGTAATTATGGAAAAATGTGTATTCATGTCGCAccattttttaattgttatctgactttttattgttgttaataATAAGTAAAGGAATCTGCATCTATATTTCCTACTATGCCTTCACAATTAAGGGgtgaatatataaacacattttttatccCAGTCAACTGACTGCAACAATTGTAATTTGAGTGTTTAAATACGTGCAAGTGCCGAACGTCAGAGCATGTGATATGtgctacaataaaaaaatactgtggCCAAAATCACAGTACAACAAGTTGAAATGTTCATACAGATATAAGATTTGTCAGATGTGAAACAGAAAGAACATCAATAAGAACGGAACTGTTGCAGCTGTGGTATGAACAGAGCCACGAGTCATTTCCATCTCCTTGTGAAATTACTAGAGTCACCTTCACCACATGAGACCAGGAAGTGCGTGATGAGAGGAATGCTTTTCTATTCTCCCCGTCGTGTTTGCTCGAATCACATCGATGTTTATTCCTGACAGAAAcgggatgttttttttaaacattcaaacagCGTTTGTCCAACAACCGGGAAcacagatgaatgaaaaacaccaaaacaaggAGTCACGCTGtttacaggaagtaaaggtaATGTTTGCTATGTGATTACTCACTGAGGGAGTGTACACAATGTTGCAGAATTGATAATACAACAGCAGTGCGGACACGCTGattaacagaaaacagaggCAGTCGCTATCGTCTGACAGCAACTGCATTTATAGCTGGTGTTGAAATtctatttgtatctgtgtgatgaacaaattaaaatcacattttcttcactgATAACTGGTGTTTATATGTATtaccattttcatttcattcactgtAATCAGGTTCAATTTTTCAAAAGCACAAACCAATAAGTGAGCACAATTTACACCTAGAGGACTCCTGTAGATGTAGTCTAACATTTCCAAATGTAATCCAGCTGCACAAATAAGTCATTTTTGCCCATTCAGAACTGTAAGACCAGGTTTAACAGAGGAAGTTGTTCTAAGATTAATAGTTAAAAGGGGACGTATTacgctttttgtgattttctgttatttacatactgttatgatgtcagatatctgtgttaaaaattatcaaaattgagGTTAACGTATGTACAAAgactccctgcaagtcaaaagccagggcttcaacctgccctgaaTGCTTCGTTTGCGACGTTTTTTCCACGTTTGCCCACAAATTACTGTCCGTTCCGTTctagccttggttgctaaggttgttgctaaggtttttccatgtgttgtttgtgttgtccactctcatattccACCTCAGTCATGTAcgaatgtatttgagaagttgacattttgagtaaagaacgagaaaaagtagtgaaatcctactactatggtttgtttgatggtttgttgacgtagccttCAGAACCAGTGGAAGTTTCCCCGAGGGAcagcttccaagagctggccaatcagaacagagtgggctcatcggggaggggggccttaaagggacaagagctaaaacagcctgtttcagacagagcctgaactgaggggctgcataaaggaccagtataagatacaTTTTGAACAGTAATTAAAGcatgcagagatattccagtagagcccctgGAGGCCATCCTCAGATGTCTGCCTACCTGGCATCGACGGCGCTGGTGTTCTTTGACCCTTGGTACTCAGTGTTCCTTCATAGGCGACTGTGACGTCATACACAGCGTTAAGGTGGTCCCTCATGGACTCGATGGCTATGTGAGAGGCTTTCATTCTGGGTGTAAGAGTGTGCTTCAGAATAGCCAGTCCTATAGAGAAGATGTAACAGAAGTAGTACATTTATTAAGAGTGTGACTGTGAAGTTTGTCATATTAGCCTGAACAATAGATGTGTTTAAAATTATAATATCGATCCATCATGCTGGCCATGTAATCacatttactatttatttaacTTCAAGGCAATATTGCCCCAAAAATActttgtataaataaaaataattaaaaatacgGGTATTCTATGTGAATGCTTGTGTTTGGGTTAGTTACTGCACAGTGCgtgtgtttctctgtcactGTGGCACCCTCCTCTGCTCACTAATACCTCACTAATAGCAGATAATGTCATGTGCACATGTCTGCTCTCCACAGCGGTTTATTTGGATTAATGGGGGAAGGTAATATTCAGAGCTGTGGTTCAGAGATAGGCTTAATCTCTAACCGACCTGAACACCACAACACACAATAGCATCATAATAATCATGTTGATGCAACAAATGTAGTTAGCTGTAAAATCTCAGTACCATATTGAAAAGTATATTGTAGTTCAATACAAGCACTatgtaaatgtgcatattttCCATTatgcagaagaaaaaacaataacacaacGAGCTTCATGTTTCAAATTAATTATTGTTGGTACTGTGAGCGAAGATTGAATTCTCTCTTATAAGTAACCGCCAAATTAATTTATTCCTCAAAATTTTTAGCTGCACCAGATGGAATATTGAATAACCAGTTCTGGATGGGAGCCGGCCAGTTCTTGGCACCGCACCAGTAATCCACTGACTACAGAAACTAATACGgcagattttatgtttttaaaccTCTACTAATTAATTCTTCAacaaaagatataaacaaaaatgtccaaatgacTAATAACAATATAACTGCTGTGccaaaaaagtacattttactttcatttaatACAATTTGCACTTTGTCACACATATGTCTATACAGTATTGAACTTTATAATAAATTAATCCAATAATTCAGgatttaaaactgaaaacttaACTTTGGAAACACTAACACACTCAGTGTGGGTGATGCTCATTGGTAAAACAGAAGCTCACGAGTGACCACACACAACAAAACTTAGTCAGCTGTTTTACAGACTGAGCAGACAGTGTATGTGAATTAGTATGCGGCAGTACAGCAGTAAATGGCTGCTATCAGGCCAGTACCTTCTTTAGTAGCAAAAGCCTGACTGTCAGCGATAACATTCTTGAGCTCTGGATTATACCGAGTTCCTTCTGGAAAGATGACAAGGTACATCTGTGGGAAGAAAAACGTGAAATGAAAGCCTTTTAACTTTTGGTTCTTATTGCACAGGCCAAAATAGAATTTCCAATATTTACAGGATTTGTTGAGCAAGAAACATGGAAATCAGACACCCTGTTGAACTTGGAAGGTTTTCATCACTTGATTCTTTCAAATCAGTTTGACTTGCAGCTGTTTTGAAAACTCTGTCTGTGGTAGACTTAACCTACTCCTCAGGTCTTACATTGGACCCCTCCCCGCCTTTTATGATGCCATATATGTGTATTTTGGAGTCATTCTTTTTCATACTGTGCAAAATATCGAATGCataaatgcttttttaaaattacaatatgGAACTCCTGACATTTACAAATGATGAAACATTGCAGCAATTCATAAACGCTATTATACCTTCAggataaaacagagaaatgactgctgttttatctaaacaatttattttagaGTTGATAAGAATTTCAGTTGAACTGGGTCATTGGTGAAAATGTTAatactaactttgtctgtttgttgttgcagtgTACAGTAGGTTTAACAGAaccttttcactgaaaacagcagccTGCCAAAAGCAACACTATGAGTGAACcaaaaaagttaaagtaaaaacattgaCCTGAAAGATGAtgtaaagctctgtaaagccaaGAGGAACTGTAGAGTCAGGTGAAAATTCTCTTTGGGTTGATCATTACgagcgacccctttcacatttGATCCAATATTACTGCAGAGCTTTCATAGTGTACCTTAAGGCCTCCGGGACCATTTCTGTCCAATACGCaggcacatgtgcacacacacgcacatacaagGCGAACAACACTAATCTCCCAGTTTAATCcaaaaaagtgattaaaacCAGCCCTTTCAACACAATAACACGCACTGCAACAGGACCTTCATGATCCAATATCAGATTATCCATTTCATCTCATTGGTGCTGCCGTCGTCAGTTGTTTGGTTGATGAAAAATACTCCGTGTGAGAAACCATTTACGTTAACATACTAATTACAATAAGATACGAAGGAATTTTTGGAGGACAGATGTTGGCAGTCCtcaccataaaaaaaaaatcgaatTTAATTATTCACACTAATGGAACCAACCACATTTACAAAAAACTGCAACTATATTTGCAACTGTAGACATTGAccttattattttgtcaaaaatgtgtgttttcatccttGTTTGGGTTCAACTACTCAAGATATTCGCTGTCCCTTTGTGTGTACCGCATTTGCTATTAGGTAGGTTAAGCTAAACCTGAAGTAATGTTTAACACAAGTTTtgtaataatagaaaaaaagctttgaaaCTACAGCCCAAAATCCTTCTTCCCTTAtgcattcatttaaaatataactTCTTGTGTTTGGGGAAAGATATGACAACTTACAGAGAAAATATTCATGTAGTGCAGAGgctaatataaaacattaataaagcGGACTTACTGGTGCTCCTGACTGAGTTTGAGAAAGGAGCTTCGTCTTCATAGTCTTTTCATTAAACTTAGCACTTCGTTTCACGTAGATTCCTCCATGctaaaagaaaaagattatTGGATAAGAACAGCGGTTGGGATTTCACTGAAAGTTACATCTTTACACCcgtaatttacaaaatgacatCCAAATACTCACACAGTTGCATTACCTGAGAGAAATACCATCCGTATAGTGGGAGCCACTTCAGTCCATCTTTAAGGACGTATCTGACGTGACCGAGCGCACTCTGTCTGATGGCCAGCATGTCCGCAATTATCCAGTCAGCTATGAGAACATCATCAGTAGAGATTAGATTTTTACTTTAAACTGTGCTCTACACTACGTTTTATGAGGCAGCATATGCAAATGTAATACCTGTACATTGATGATTGGACAGGTAGATCACATTCTCTTTGTTCTTTGGTATATCTCCATATATGATAATCtacagaggagaaagagcagattaaaaaacattacagaTCCCAGCAAGATGTTAGATGTCCTGGACTGTCATTCATTTGCAGAATTATTCTACAATTAAACCCTTAAGCTTTTATCGAGTTCAGTTCAGACTGGTTCTGCCCACATTTACACAAAGTAAACCCGCAAAGACTGCAGCATTTCAATAAACCCAAGAggatttatcaaaaaaaaaaaagccccttCTAATCTACTGATGTGGTTTGTGTAGTAAACTGCCTGCAAGCTCAGACAGTTTACTACACAAACCACATCATATCTCAGACTAGGGTTTACCAGGCCACAACACTATAGCTATTGTTTTTCTGCACACCAACCCTAACGTACAGCAGGTGTGGCAACTAATGGGCAAAAGAATGCAGACTTTCTTGCCATGCTTCTGGCTATTCTGGCTTGTTTACTGGCCTCAGTGTCTGTCTCCATTTTACATTTGTtgccttaaaggacaggttcacaatttttcaagtctgtcttaaaacaatggTCAGgctcatatgaacactgaaagaggttttcctcactgtaatcatgcCTCCTGTTCATcctggctattaaaagatctccttcaaatgcgCTTTCAATTAAGTGAtgtgggacaaaatccacagtgtgtccacatagtcattttgtgcaaaaatcgatttaaaaatgtatctgaggcttatatgaggcttcagctggctaagttagtcatatcaagtggatatctgccatatttacagtctttttatctttaaattccctctttgtgtttccctgttgagctgcagtgaaagCATAacaaaagagggactttggcactaaaaagactaacaaTGAgcgatatctacttgatttgactaatttggatggttcaagcttcatattagcttcagagggaggcttgtggattttggcccctaTCACTTACTTACTACGTAAGTGCATTATCAAGGGATCTTCtatgaaaaggaggaatgatttcaacaagaaaaacatatctcaatgttcatttgggcacctgactattgaaaaattgtgaacccctTCTTCAAGACTTTCAACATACAGAAACCTCTAAAAAGACACTGACCTGCAGGTGTTGTCCAtgaaattttaaattaattgcAAGTTTAAAGCCTGAAAGCAACTAAACACAGCTTTCACTTATGCATGTGTAATTGTATTATTAGACATTAGTGAGATAAAAATACACCACACACGTGACCTCACCATCAACAGATCAGACATGTATCATTTCATACTGTAGCTGCAGGATCACTGACCTCCACTCCTGTGTAGTTCTCGAAGAAGAACAGGACCATGCTCTGGTAGATGCAGTACAGCCGGTCGTCCAGCTTGTGATACACTTTCGCTGGTAGAACAGTTGAAAGTAAGCGCCAGGCCCCCCATGACAGCAGGTAAGCTGGAGCTGTCCCCAGCATGATGGTGGCTGGAAACCAGTACCGCAGCGAGTAAGTGTGCACGACCAGAGAGAGCAGCATTTTCCCCACCTCTGACCTCACTAAAGTTACACAAATCCCTGAGGTGGACAGCTGGACTGCAAAGAACTACACTCTTATCTATCCCACAGCACACCTGGCCTACTTAAAGCACACCTGCCCTGACAAGTCAGCATAAGAAAGTAAGACAGCTGCAGATGGAGAGTGAGGAGCTAGTTGGCTAAAGCTAAATTTAACCTTGTGTGCAAAACGCGGTTAGCCAGGCCGGCTTAAGCTCTTACATGCATTCATACaactacacaaaaaaacagaagtaaatGCAGCTTTCTAATAACATCCCGGAACAGCAAACTAGCACACGACCTCAAGTTTAGAGAAACCGTTAGCCTACTATTTAACGTGTTTAACCGGACAGAAGGTCTCAAATAAAACGCTACATTTGAAAAAAGACAGCCGTCCTTAATGTAGGTGAATTATAAATCTAAGCCAAATGCTAGTTCAGTTGTTATAAGGCAAAATATGATGAGTATCCTTCCCTAGCTGCTCTTCTTTATCCGGCTAGCTGCTTACAAATTAGCTTCTTGCAGCAAATGTCACACACGCCTCCCTACGTAATGACGCACAGTAACATCGTGAAGCTGATTGGTCGAGTGACCTAGTAGAGACCAGCCTATGGGCAATAGTTTATTGTATTAAAGGACCGTATCgtaaattattatataaaatattatatatattttcttgaCATTGTCACTAAATTTTTACTGTTTAAaccacaaaaatacattaatatattgtaataaAAGGGATTATTTAGTACGTCTTTATCTGAAACAGCATTAAGTCGAATATGTAGATGTaaaaatttacagaaaattaacagttaaatgaaaaaaaataatgtgaaaagaaaacaataaaataacgaacataatgaataatgaacattttttgCTGGAGAGATGGGGTTGCTCTGAAGTAATCCATACCTCAGTATTTCTTAATTCCTGGCTTCGGCCCTGTTTACATATCCTTTAGTGTTGTTTCCCTACTTTCCAGGCAGCTATTGACTGTTTTATATTTAGTTACATtgcaaaaaacatatttgcaaaCTTAAATGTCATAccatataaaaataatagaattgcgtttaaaaaaattataactCCATGcatgctttggaaaatggtgAGCAGTGagtttcttcttgttctttcagtcagatgtttgagcttcactgtgcggaataatgtatgtgcaaagtttgacactagaaagctgttttcacattcatctgctgaaagtggaaagtttctgtgctcattgaaatctgattttaaggggtaagtctatgagcaggatttatgacatcaaaaATACTTTGGAAGcaaatcctggtccaatatttaacttatacaagtgtgatgtggaaacttgaagccccCTGTGCACAAACGCTGAGAATTGACttgtgaagtaggagacatcttgtgtctagCTGTTAAACTcctgaaatgaataaatatttgcatatttatagattctggatttgtaatgaaggagaagagatgtaatttcaaggattttaacaagataattgaacgtttttgtgaaaaaaccatatcagacacacattattattcaaagtattcaaagagtattttatatacatctcaaaacatgtctggaagggatcttaaaagatgcaaaaatacaaatatgggTGATTAAAGCCCCAATAAGATTCATATTACACtattaattcacattttatataattttatgaaAAGGAATTCAAGAAGACACAGTTATATATGATCTAGTTATGTTCATGCTGTGGGTGGGAAGATAACAGAGGGTGTAGCCCTGCATGCTATCAGTCATATTGTGCTGACTTAGAGTAAAAAAGTGATACGAATCTTTATTTTACTGGGCTTGGACTGATGAAGTGGCTCCAAAAGTAGTGTGCAAAGAGGAGAACACAGGTAAAAGTTACAACTAAGATCTAGTAAGAACCCATTTATTTGGTAAATCCTTATACTGTtccttattttactgtaatgttaTACTTTATGAATCTATCATACAATATAGTTTACATATATTAAATTCTTCAAAAAAAGTAAATAGCAGCGTATATGACATAAATtaacatttcaagtaaaatttTAGTACATCTAAAGTTTCCATCAGAGTAGTATTTGATATGTTCCATGTCTGATACTTAAGCATGACTGACAAGTGTGAGTACAAGCTGTGATGCATCAGTTTGTTCATTTGTCATCTGTCATGCGGTGATATCTCAAACACTGCCGAGTGGATTGTGACAACACGTCTGACAGATTGATGCGTCTCACCACCACGTTTTATGCTTTTCAATATCAAACTCAGGAGGGTGCCACATTGTCCATTCATTACCCAACGATTGTGCAAAATTTCAGACACAGTTGGATTAATCTCATCCCAATTTAATTACATCacacaaaaatatgtatatacCTTTTGGTCCAGAGGGCGTCTGCAGCATGAATACTGTTGTTAACTGCTGATCAATCATATTTCTCGATAGTGAAAATGCCAGAAATTTTCAGTTAATTGTTCCATCATCATAAATGACCTCTTTGATTCTTAAACCAGTCTTCATTTGACagatattacaaaaaacatcagaaaatcagcaattttaataaaagtatttattaacaatgacatcacaaaacattaaaagacaCAATACATTGTCACCATTAGAGTGTTGAAATGGCTCAACAGGTATTTTAAAAGTCACATTGCTAAAAGTTAAAAGGCTCAATCTCACATCttgtaacaaaaaacaaaaaaacacacaggttaTGCAGTAGTGGTTGCTACTTTATGAAAAAACTGTAAAGAATAAAGGATTGACATGAAGTATGCATTCAAAGTCAATGCAGTTTCACAGTAACTTACACCGTTTACATCATCTTAACGGTCCTGAGAAGTTATGGGTTCCCACGGCAaccacagacaaacagaatatttgagaAGATTTAAGTACAATCTGTGAACTCATTTCCAAAGCAAGATGATACAACAGGAACACTGCATGGTAGAAACAGAGGGGATATGACTAGACAGAGTCCAgcataaaatttaaaaaactataCTCAGAAACCATTCTGGAGTTTTTACTCCAAGTCGTAGTTATCATATGACAGCTGCTTCAGGTGTGTAATACTgtctgaaataaaatcacaaagaaaTGAGGGAAACAGTTAGTGGCATGATGAAGGAACGTAACATTTAACAGAGATTAGCAGCACATATCTTACCAAGCACCCACTGCTCAGACAGGATCCTGCTTCCCTCTGGTCTCCTGCCGCTGTACTTCCCTATGCAGATCCCTGCCTGCCGCACAGTTTTGCAGACCGTCCCTCCACAGAGCTGGATCAGCTCCACCAGACTCTGAGTGGGCGGCTGAGAGTGCTGGGACACAAACATGGCTGGCTGGTCCTGGAACAGGTCCTGCTGGTGCTCCCCAGCAGACAAGTGCCTCTGGAGACGGCAGATCTGTTAAAGATGACAATGAAGCACTTTTTAGAAAAGTACAGCGAAGCACAAGCTAGCCCAGTTCAGTCTCTGGCCTAAAGAAAACCACCAGAAGAACAGACAACAGCTCAACATGCacctttaaaaaacatttgaaaaactaCTTTTCCAGCCTGTTTCCAGAAATATTAAGTCTGAAGTTAAATCTATATGAGCGCTGCTCTTGTAGCAAGTTCTAAGTTTTACCTGTCTGCAAGACAAATTCACCCCTTGAggacaataaagttaaagtCGAAGTTAAATCTAAATGTAATCAAACTGCCACATCAAATGCTAAAAACACGAAAAATATCAACCATAATGAAGGTTTGTATCCATTTTAACCTCCAAGCATCGTTCTTTGTAACTCATCACGGCCACAAATATTGAATCTGTGATTTGATACTGAAACAGGCCTGAAGGTGGCAATTTGGCTAAATTACATATGAAAAACAGAACTCCTTCACCACTGAAAGACTAAATGTACCAAGAGGAAAGCTAATTTAAATGGAAACATTTGTTAATATGAGTGAACAGTCATTGCTGAACATGAAACCTCAAgtttacattttactgtagaAAGACTTAAACCGTTCAGTGCTATTTAAGTCGTATTTTAATGGATTCCTGAAACATTCACTAAGACACCACAAACCTCACTATCTCTCAGTGACACAAAGGTGAGCTACAATGCAATTTTATGTGAAAGCATGTGAAGCTCTTTGAGGCACAGTTTCTTTTTGGGTTTGGTGAGTGAAGCCCTAAGCTCTCACTACAGGCCTGCTCTGCATCCAGCAGGGGTCATTTGCTAAACTGAAGGGGACAATCTGCTCTATTCTAAGTTGAATGCCAGGAAACAAGCTTTAAGGCTTTTAGTCTTTTGTAAATGTTCACACAGGTTTCACTTTACGTCAAGTAATCAGGGATTGGTCAGAGGGTTCAGAGACGGGGCAAGGTTAACATTAACCCACATTGTGCACGTTAAGGGGAATGATTGAGGACTATATGTATACTATTATGTGAGAAAACAGACTttcaaaacaaggaaaaatagTCCAACTCATAAAGGCAACACAAAcgagaacaaaacaaaattctgATTGAAAAAAGTAGCATTACACTACTAagaatacattattatttaaagccTCTTGAAACTTGGCCTCAAACAGTTAAAATTAAATACACTATGTTGTCTGCAGTCAGACAAAGCTTGATTCTAAATGTCCATTACTCTGATTATAGACTATACACAGAGGATTTATGACAACATTTGTGAATATCACCATGCAGGCATGAACAAGAACCCGCCCCCTagcatttaatttcattaaaccaacagtcaCATTGGAAATTTACTTGCAGTGGTGAGTTTAACAGCCGTTAGGatttgtgtaaatgtgatttcatATCTAGCGTACTGCTGCAATTGTAAGGCTCacatctctgtctgtattttaagGCAGCGGTATGCTAGAAACAACTGAACTGCTGTGGAGACATTTGTCTAGCTGCAAGTTGAAGCcctaattttttttatattcatatattcaaacagttaattaaaatgaagtgaaatgaaatgacagtcgagtctgattatcaggctcAGACATTGTAAGCTTCG
This genomic stretch from Thunnus albacares chromosome 14, fThuAlb1.1, whole genome shotgun sequence harbors:
- the agpat5 gene encoding 1-acyl-sn-glycerol-3-phosphate acyltransferase epsilon encodes the protein MLLSLVVHTYSLRYWFPATIMLGTAPAYLLSWGAWRLLSTVLPAKVYHKLDDRLYCIYQSMVLFFFENYTGVEIIIYGDIPKNKENVIYLSNHQCTADWIIADMLAIRQSALGHVRYVLKDGLKWLPLYGWYFSQHGGIYVKRSAKFNEKTMKTKLLSQTQSGAPMYLVIFPEGTRYNPELKNVIADSQAFATKEGLAILKHTLTPRMKASHIAIESMRDHLNAVYDVTVAYEGTLSTKGQRTPAPSMPEFLCKECPRVHIHFERVDIKEIPPEPVFFRRWLHERFEIKDRLLTDFYESDDADKLCSFPGEARHSPLSLSKTLPSVMILGGLTLPLLLTESGRKLYVRTWVYGTLLGWLWVNFSP